The proteins below are encoded in one region of Manis pentadactyla isolate mManPen7 chromosome 2, mManPen7.hap1, whole genome shotgun sequence:
- the SLC1A3 gene encoding excitatory amino acid transporter 1 isoform X2, whose amino-acid sequence MAALDSKASGKMGMRAVVYYMTTTIIAVVIGIIIVIIIHPGKGTKENMHREGKIVQVTAADAFLDLIRNMFPPNLVEACFKQFKTNYEKRSFKVPIQSNETLVGAVINNVSEAIETLTRITEELVPVPGSVNGVNALGLVVFSMCFGFVIGNMKEQGQALREFFDSLNEAIMRLVAVIMWYAPLGILFLIAGKIVEMEDMGVIGGQLAMYTVTVIIGLLIHAVIVLPLLYFLVTRKNPWVFIGGLLQALITALGTSSSSATLPITFKCLEENNGVDKRVTRFVLPVGATINMDGTALYEALAAIFIAQVNNFDLNFGQIITISITATAASIGAAGIPQAGLVTMVIVLTSVGLPTDDITLIIAVDWFLDRLRTTTNVLGDSLGAGIVEYLSRHELKNRDVEMGNSVIEENEMKKPYQLIAQESESEKPIDSETKM is encoded by the exons ATGGCTGCCCTAGATAGTAAGGCATCAGGGAAGATGGGAATGCGAGCTGTAGTCTATTACATGACTACAACCATCATTGCCGTGGTGATTGGCATaatcattgtcatcatcatcCATCCTGGGAAGGGTACAAAGGAAAAcatgcacagagaaggcaaaattGTACAAGTGACAGCTGCAGACGCCTTCCTGGACCTGATCAG GAATATGTTCCCTCCAAACCTGGTAGAAGCCTGCTTCAAACAG tttaaaacCAACTATGAGAAGAGAAGCTTTAAAGTGCCCATCCAGTCCAATGAAACGCTTGtgggtgctgtgataaacaatgTGTCAGAGGCCATAGAGACTCTTACAAGGATCACAGAGGAGTTGGTTCCTGTTCCAGGGTCTGTGAATGGGGTCAATGCACTGGGACTAGTTGTCTTCTCCATGTGCTTTGGATTTGTGATTGGAAACATGAAGGAACAGGGGCAGGCCCTGAGAGAGTTCTTTGATTCTCTTAACGAAGCCATCATGAGACTGGTAGCAGTGATTATGtg GTACGCCCCTCTGGGCATCCTCTTCCTGATTGCAGGGAAAATTGTTGAGATGGAAGACATGGGAGTGATTGGAGGACAGCTTGCCATGTACACGGTGACAGTCATCATCGGCTTACTCATTCATGCAGTCATTGTCCTGCCCCTCCTCTACTTCTTGGTAACGCGGAAAAACCCTTGGGTTTTTATCGGGGGGCTGCTGCAAGCACTCATCACAGCTCTAGGAACCTCCTCCAG tTCGGCCACCCTACCCATCACCTTCAAATGCCTGGAAGAAAACAATGGCGTGGACAAGCGGGTCACCCGATTCGTGCTGCCAGTAGGGGCCACCATTAACATGGATGGGACTGCCCTCTATGAGGCTTTGGCTGCCATTTTCATTGCTCAAGTTAACAACTTTGACCTGAACTTTGGACAGATCATTACAATCAG CATCACAGCCACAGCCGCCAGTATTGGGGCGGCCGGGATCCCCCAGGCCGGCCTCGTCACCATGGTCATTGTGCTGACCTCCGTGGGCCTGCCCACTGACGACATCACGCTCATCATCGCGGTGGACTGGTTCCT GGACCGCCTCCGCACCACCACCAACGTGCTGGGAGACTCCCTGGGAGCTGGCATTGTGGAGTACTTGTCCCGACATGAACTGAAGAACAGAGATGTTGAAATGGGTAACTCAGtgattgaagaaaatgaaatgaagaaaccGTATCAGCTGATTGCCCAGGAAAGTGAATCAGAGAAACCTATCGACAGTGAAACCAAGATGTAG